The Gymnodinialimonas sp. 57CJ19 genome includes a window with the following:
- a CDS encoding ABC transporter permease translates to MSETEPLAAGGPGDERIKEQGGFRKWLIRPELGGIVGVIAVFAFFGILAGDSGMFNAQGIMNWSQISAQFMIIAVGACMLMVAGEFDLSVGSMIGFAGISIAMFGVVWGLPMWLAIIITFAICLTIGAINGIIVVRTGLPSFIVTLAFLFILRGFTIFVPQTVESRTIIGGIEDAAEGDWLAAIFNTDLAGWFFVWLADIGLVDTFTRGTREGEPVISGLPMLIVWAIVLVIVGHIVLTRTKFGNWIFAAGGDAQAARYVGVPVDRVKISMFMTTAFCATVFACVQVFEFGSAAADRGILKEFEAIIAVVIGGALLTGGYGSVMGAALGALIFGVVQQGLFFADVESSLFRVFLGIILLFAVVLNTYIRRIITGER, encoded by the coding sequence ATGAGTGAAACGGAACCATTGGCCGCAGGCGGTCCGGGAGATGAGCGCATAAAGGAACAGGGCGGGTTCAGAAAATGGCTGATCCGACCCGAATTGGGCGGCATCGTTGGCGTGATCGCCGTGTTCGCGTTCTTCGGCATCCTGGCGGGCGACAGCGGCATGTTCAACGCCCAGGGCATCATGAACTGGAGCCAGATTTCCGCGCAGTTCATGATTATCGCCGTGGGCGCCTGCATGTTGATGGTCGCCGGAGAGTTCGATCTTTCCGTGGGCTCGATGATCGGTTTCGCGGGGATTTCCATCGCGATGTTCGGCGTGGTCTGGGGCCTGCCCATGTGGCTGGCGATCATCATTACCTTCGCGATCTGTCTGACCATCGGGGCCATCAATGGCATCATCGTGGTGCGCACGGGCCTGCCGTCATTCATCGTGACGCTGGCGTTCTTGTTCATCTTGCGGGGCTTCACCATCTTCGTGCCGCAGACCGTCGAAAGCCGTACCATCATTGGCGGTATCGAAGACGCGGCAGAGGGCGATTGGTTGGCCGCGATCTTCAACACCGATCTGGCCGGATGGTTCTTTGTCTGGCTCGCTGACATCGGCCTGGTCGATACCTTCACACGCGGCACGCGAGAGGGGGAGCCGGTGATTAGCGGTCTGCCAATGCTGATCGTTTGGGCGATCGTTCTGGTTATCGTGGGCCACATCGTTTTAACCCGCACCAAGTTCGGAAACTGGATTTTCGCCGCTGGCGGCGACGCACAGGCCGCTCGGTATGTGGGCGTCCCGGTGGACCGGGTTAAGATCTCCATGTTCATGACCACAGCGTTTTGCGCCACGGTTTTTGCCTGCGTGCAGGTGTTTGAATTCGGCTCGGCCGCCGCCGACCGCGGTATCTTGAAAGAGTTCGAGGCGATCATCGCCGTGGTCATCGGGGGCGCATTGCTCACCGGGGGATACGGCTCGGTCATGGGGGCTGCTTTGGGCGCGTTGATCTTTGGCGTCGTGCAGCAGGGCCTGTTCTTTGCGGATGTGGAAAGCAGTCTGTTCCGGGTCTTCCTTGGCATCATCTTGTTGTTCGCCGTGGTCCTGAACACCTACATCCGCCGCATCATCACGGGAGAGCGTTAA
- a CDS encoding sugar ABC transporter substrate-binding protein, producing MNAFFKTMAVTAVSAVALMGATAVHAEGERYVLVSHAPDSDSWWNTIRNALALAGEQMDVEVEYRNPPTGDIADMARLIEQAAASGPDGIITTLADPTVLSDSIQAAVDAGIDVIIMNSGTPEQAREVGALMYVGQPEYDAGFAAGQRASGDGVTNFLCVNHVISNPVVAERCQGFADGLGVELGESMIDAGQDPQEIQNRVMAYLNANPETDGILALGPTSADPTILALEELGLAGDIYFGTFDLGENIVNGIRDGVIEWGIDQQPFLQAYLPVVVMTNYHRYGVLPGNNINSGPGFITADGLELVEALAGEYR from the coding sequence ATGAACGCATTTTTCAAGACGATGGCAGTCACCGCGGTTTCCGCAGTTGCTCTGATGGGCGCCACGGCAGTTCACGCTGAAGGCGAGCGTTACGTGCTGGTCAGCCACGCACCGGACAGCGACAGCTGGTGGAACACGATCCGCAATGCCCTGGCTTTGGCCGGCGAGCAGATGGACGTAGAGGTTGAATATCGCAATCCGCCCACCGGCGACATCGCCGACATGGCACGCCTGATCGAACAGGCGGCGGCTTCCGGCCCAGACGGCATCATCACGACACTTGCCGACCCCACCGTTTTGTCCGACAGCATCCAAGCTGCCGTAGATGCGGGCATTGACGTCATTATCATGAACTCCGGCACGCCAGAGCAAGCGCGCGAAGTGGGCGCTTTGATGTATGTCGGTCAGCCTGAATATGACGCGGGCTTCGCCGCGGGTCAGCGCGCTTCTGGCGACGGTGTCACCAACTTCCTCTGCGTGAACCACGTCATCTCCAACCCCGTTGTTGCCGAGCGGTGCCAAGGCTTCGCGGACGGTCTGGGTGTGGAACTGGGCGAGAGCATGATCGACGCCGGTCAAGACCCTCAGGAAATTCAGAACCGGGTCATGGCTTACTTGAACGCCAACCCTGAAACCGACGGCATTCTTGCCCTTGGGCCGACGTCGGCTGATCCCACCATCCTGGCGCTCGAAGAGCTTGGTTTGGCCGGCGACATCTACTTCGGCACCTTTGACCTTGGCGAAAACATCGTGAACGGCATCCGTGACGGCGTGATCGAATGGGGCATCGACCAGCAACCCTTCTTGCAGGCCTATCTACCGGTTGTCGTGATGACCAACTACCACCGCTACGGCGTGCTGCCTGGCAACAACATCAACTCTGGCCCCGGTTTCATCACCGCAGATGGCCTTGAGTTGGTCGAAGCACTGGCCGGCGAGTACCGCTAA
- a CDS encoding LacI family DNA-binding transcriptional regulator, with protein sequence MAVTLKDVAMRAGVSTSAVSRTFTKGASVSSKTRAKVERAADELGYSPNALASSLTTGRTKLIGLVSNNFHNPLFLEVFDRFTRGLQDRGLRPLLVNLSDETDPVNSVRMMRQYSVDGAIVASSTLPPSFAEAYRSAGIPVVHSFGRYAAAPQVHVVGIDNVACGRMAAETLIARGYKKVAFLGGPRDATSTQDRALGFLATLRNRAEIAVSVSYAQAYSFDAGRTEMMKLLRGDRAEAYFCGDDVLSVGALSAVQEAGLSVPGDIGIIGLNDMEMAAWQNINLTTIRQPVAEIISASIDLVVDTVEAPNRHPETRLFPCQVVERGTLRPLN encoded by the coding sequence ATGGCCGTAACCTTAAAAGATGTAGCGATGCGTGCAGGCGTTTCGACCTCGGCTGTGTCACGCACATTCACCAAAGGCGCGTCGGTTTCTTCAAAGACCCGCGCCAAAGTGGAACGCGCGGCCGATGAGTTGGGCTACTCGCCCAATGCCCTCGCCTCTTCGCTGACCACGGGTCGCACGAAGCTGATCGGTCTTGTCTCCAACAACTTTCACAACCCCCTGTTTCTAGAGGTTTTTGACCGTTTCACGCGCGGTCTCCAGGATCGGGGGCTGCGGCCGCTTCTGGTGAACCTTTCCGACGAAACGGACCCGGTGAACTCTGTGCGCATGATGCGGCAATATTCGGTGGACGGGGCCATTGTCGCCTCTTCCACCCTGCCCCCCAGCTTTGCCGAGGCGTATCGCTCTGCGGGTATCCCTGTGGTGCATTCCTTCGGGCGTTACGCGGCCGCGCCGCAAGTCCATGTGGTGGGAATCGACAACGTCGCCTGTGGCCGAATGGCGGCGGAAACCCTGATTGCACGGGGTTACAAGAAAGTGGCCTTTTTGGGAGGCCCAAGGGACGCGACCTCCACCCAAGACCGGGCCCTTGGCTTTTTGGCAACGCTGCGAAACCGGGCCGAGATCGCGGTTTCAGTCTCTTATGCGCAGGCTTATTCCTTTGATGCCGGGCGGACAGAGATGATGAAACTGTTGAGGGGCGATCGGGCCGAGGCGTATTTCTGCGGTGACGATGTTCTATCCGTGGGGGCGCTGTCGGCAGTGCAAGAGGCCGGGCTATCGGTGCCCGGCGATATCGGGATCATCGGATTGAACGACATGGAGATGGCTGCGTGGCAAAACATAAACCTCACCACGATCCGGCAACCCGTAGCCGAGATTATCAGCGCCTCAATTGATCTGGTGGTTGATACGGTCGAGGCACCCAACCGCCACCCTGAAACCCGGCTGTTCCCGTGCCAGGTGGTAGAGCGTGGCACCCTGCGCCCGCTAAATTAG
- a CDS encoding Gfo/Idh/MocA family oxidoreductase gives MTKLKWGMIGGGEGSQIGPAHRLGAQADGNFVLTAGALDHDAEKGRKYAESLGVSPDRAYGDWHEMLAAEATREDRVDLVTVATPNSTHFEITKAFLEAGFNVLCEKPMTMTVEQGEEIVQVAEKAGKICAVNYCYSAYPMVREMRHMVAQGDIGKVRLIVTNFSHGHHGDATDADNPRVRWRYDPEMAGVSGQFADCGIHAMHMSSFIAGDEVRELSADFASAIDSRVLEDDAMVNFRMEGGTVGRLWTSSVAIGRQHGFDIQVFGETGGFRWASEQPNQVYYTPVGGRTQIMEKGEGGLSDEATRLSRVAIAHPEGFPLAVANIYVDLASAIRGGSSANLPKAVDGVRSMAAVYAAVDSARERGKWVDARPPMFR, from the coding sequence ATGACGAAGCTGAAATGGGGTATGATCGGTGGCGGTGAGGGGTCTCAGATCGGGCCCGCGCACCGTCTTGGGGCGCAAGCTGATGGGAACTTCGTTCTGACGGCCGGCGCGTTGGACCACGATGCGGAGAAGGGGCGTAAGTACGCGGAATCCTTGGGGGTTTCGCCGGACCGCGCCTATGGCGACTGGCACGAAATGCTGGCCGCTGAAGCCACGCGCGAAGATCGCGTTGATCTTGTGACGGTGGCGACGCCGAACTCGACCCACTTCGAAATTACCAAGGCCTTCCTTGAAGCTGGCTTCAACGTTCTGTGCGAGAAGCCCATGACCATGACCGTGGAGCAGGGCGAGGAGATCGTGCAAGTTGCGGAAAAGGCCGGGAAAATCTGTGCCGTTAACTATTGCTACTCGGCTTATCCAATGGTGCGTGAAATGCGCCATATGGTGGCGCAAGGCGATATTGGGAAGGTCCGTCTGATCGTCACGAACTTCTCTCATGGGCACCACGGGGACGCGACGGATGCCGATAACCCTCGGGTTCGGTGGCGCTATGACCCTGAAATGGCTGGTGTTTCCGGACAGTTCGCCGATTGCGGCATCCACGCGATGCATATGTCCAGTTTCATCGCCGGCGACGAGGTGCGCGAACTCTCCGCCGACTTCGCCAGCGCCATCGACAGCCGGGTTCTGGAAGACGACGCCATGGTGAACTTCCGTATGGAAGGCGGCACAGTTGGGCGGCTATGGACCTCTTCCGTGGCGATTGGGCGGCAGCACGGTTTCGACATTCAAGTGTTTGGAGAGACTGGCGGATTCCGGTGGGCGTCCGAGCAGCCGAACCAAGTTTACTACACGCCCGTGGGCGGACGCACCCAGATCATGGAGAAGGGCGAAGGCGGTCTTTCTGATGAGGCGACCCGCCTGAGCCGCGTGGCAATTGCGCATCCCGAGGGCTTCCCCCTAGCCGTGGCCAATATTTACGTGGATCTGGCCAGCGCGATCCGGGGCGGATCTTCCGCGAACCTGCCCAAAGCGGTGGACGGGGTCCGGTCCATGGCGGCGGTTTATGCGGCGGTGGACTCGGCCAGGGAGCGCGGCAAATGGGTCGATGCAAGGCCCCCGATGTTCCGCTGA
- a CDS encoding TIM barrel protein, with amino-acid sequence MTIRIGNAPCSWGVEFADDPRNPAWESVLSDCAAAGYKGIELGPVGFMPEDPALLGDALQEHDLELIGGVVFRPFHDPDAWDDVLDGAIRTCKALTAHGAEHLVLIDSISPRRAPTAGRADAAEQMDAGEWAAYRDRIAKIAKIGAEEYGLTVGIHAHAAGFMDFEPELERLLDEVPEEILKICFDTGHHSYAGFDPVAFMKRHINRISYMHFKDIDPVVKADVIAKGTGFYEACGQGIFCNLGQGDVDFPAVRQILLDAGFEGWCTVEQDCDPLLDVRPLDDARANREYLQSIGF; translated from the coding sequence ATGACCATTCGTATCGGTAACGCGCCTTGCTCATGGGGCGTAGAATTCGCAGATGACCCGCGTAATCCCGCGTGGGAATCGGTTTTGTCCGACTGCGCGGCGGCGGGCTACAAGGGGATCGAATTGGGGCCTGTGGGCTTCATGCCGGAAGATCCGGCGCTTTTGGGGGACGCGTTGCAAGAGCACGATCTGGAGTTGATCGGCGGCGTCGTTTTCCGCCCGTTCCACGACCCCGATGCTTGGGACGATGTTCTGGACGGGGCCATTCGAACCTGTAAAGCGTTGACGGCCCACGGCGCGGAACATCTTGTTTTGATTGACTCTATCTCGCCTCGTCGTGCGCCCACAGCGGGCCGTGCCGATGCCGCCGAGCAGATGGATGCGGGCGAATGGGCGGCTTACCGGGACCGGATCGCGAAGATCGCGAAGATCGGGGCCGAGGAATATGGTCTGACTGTGGGCATTCATGCCCATGCCGCGGGGTTCATGGACTTTGAACCCGAATTGGAACGTCTGCTGGATGAAGTGCCGGAAGAAATCTTGAAAATCTGCTTTGATACCGGCCACCATTCCTACGCCGGTTTCGACCCCGTGGCCTTCATGAAGCGCCACATCAATCGCATTTCCTACATGCATTTCAAGGACATCGACCCCGTTGTTAAAGCGGACGTGATCGCCAAGGGAACCGGCTTCTATGAGGCTTGCGGTCAAGGGATCTTCTGCAATCTCGGTCAGGGCGATGTGGATTTCCCTGCCGTGCGCCAGATCCTGTTGGACGCCGGGTTTGAGGGTTGGTGCACCGTGGAGCAGGATTGCGATCCGCTGTTGGATGTGCGCCCCCTCGATGATGCGCGCGCCAACCGTGAGTATCTGCAAAGCATTGGTTTTTAA
- a CDS encoding Gfo/Idh/MocA family oxidoreductase, with amino-acid sequence MGNIGIGLVGGGYMGKAHAVAMASVGAVFNTALRPRLEMIAASSDASAERYREAFGFARATGDWRTLVADPKVEAIVIASPQETHRDIAEAAFSAGKPVFCEKPLGASFEDASAMVAAAEAANLPNMIGFNYVRTPATQFVRKLLEEGAIGDVTWFRGEHTEDFLADPNEPANWRTTGRANGCMGDLAPHMINCALALMGPMAAVFASIETVHATRGGVKVDNDDHAQMMVRFANGAMGHLYFSRTATGRKMGYAYEIHGTKGSIRFDQEDQNAVHLYRAEGPEATRGFVKILTGPEHPDYLPFCQGPGHGTGYQDQIIIEARDFLRAIETGTSIWPTFRDGLDVSRIIDTAFVAAETGGWASIPQD; translated from the coding sequence ATGGGTAATATCGGCATTGGCTTGGTCGGCGGCGGCTATATGGGGAAGGCCCATGCGGTCGCCATGGCATCTGTGGGGGCAGTGTTCAACACGGCCCTGCGCCCTCGTTTAGAAATGATTGCCGCCTCCAGCGACGCCTCGGCGGAACGCTACCGTGAGGCTTTCGGGTTCGCTCGTGCCACAGGCGACTGGCGGACCTTGGTGGCCGATCCGAAGGTAGAGGCCATCGTAATTGCCTCGCCCCAAGAAACCCACCGAGATATCGCCGAAGCCGCATTTTCCGCCGGAAAGCCAGTGTTTTGCGAGAAGCCCCTTGGCGCCTCGTTCGAGGATGCGTCCGCAATGGTCGCCGCCGCAGAAGCCGCCAATCTGCCCAATATGATCGGCTTCAACTACGTACGCACCCCCGCCACACAATTCGTTCGAAAGCTGTTGGAAGAGGGCGCGATCGGCGATGTGACGTGGTTCCGGGGCGAGCACACAGAAGATTTCTTGGCCGACCCCAATGAACCAGCCAACTGGCGCACCACCGGACGTGCCAACGGCTGCATGGGTGATCTTGCGCCTCACATGATTAACTGCGCGTTAGCTTTGATGGGGCCGATGGCGGCGGTTTTTGCCTCGATCGAGACCGTTCACGCGACGCGAGGTGGGGTGAAAGTTGATAACGACGACCACGCTCAGATGATGGTGCGATTTGCCAATGGCGCGATGGGGCACCTTTACTTCAGCCGCACGGCCACGGGCCGAAAAATGGGCTATGCCTATGAAATTCATGGCACAAAAGGCTCTATTCGCTTCGATCAGGAGGACCAGAATGCCGTTCACCTCTACCGAGCCGAGGGGCCTGAAGCGACGCGCGGGTTCGTGAAAATCCTCACGGGGCCAGAGCACCCGGATTATCTGCCGTTCTGTCAGGGGCCGGGGCATGGCACCGGCTATCAGGATCAAATCATTATTGAGGCGCGCGACTTCCTGCGTGCCATAGAAACGGGCACATCTATCTGGCCCACGTTCCGCGACGGGCTTGACGTCAGCCGGATCATCGACACCGCCTTTGTGGCCGCCGAAACCGGCGGTTGGGCCTCTATCCCTCAGGACTGA
- the iolD gene encoding 3D-(3,5/4)-trihydroxycyclohexane-1,2-dione acylhydrolase (decyclizing): MTAPTHTIRLTVAQAIVRYLMNQFIEIDGVETRICGGGFGIFGHGNVPCLGEALYPVQDVLPLYRGQNEQSMGFAAAAYAKYHLRRRFMFCTASAGPGTANLLTASALAHANRLPMLMLCGDTFITRLPDPVLQQLEHFGNPTLGVNDAFKAVTRFWDRITHPAQIIQSLPAALATMLDPADCGPAFLGLPQDVQGWTYDYPEAFFARRVHRIRSQAPDPAEIADAAAALMQAERPVIIAGGGVQYAGTVAELTAFAEAHNIPVVETIAGRANLLDDHGLNIGPLGVTGSDSANIIAQEADVILAVGTRLQDFTTGSWTAFAKDAVLIGLNVGRHDAAKHLSLPVVGDAKQSLPALGSALGSYAAPTEWTDKAKAERAKWTAYVADNVAPGNRPNSYAQAIGVVNALCDKRDRVVAAAGGLPAEVTANWRTLDVGTVDVEFGFSCMGYEIAGGWGARIAQSEGEPTADTIVFCGDGSYLLMNSDIYSSVLTQKKMIVLVLDNGGFAVINKLQNNTGNESFNNLIADCPTVPEPFTIDFDAHARSMGAATETVSNPAELAEAFKRAKAADKTSVIVMKVDPYEGWTTEGHAWWEVGTPQVSDNPNVREKHAEWEAERIKQRQGV; encoded by the coding sequence ATGACCGCACCGACACACACCATTCGGCTGACCGTGGCGCAAGCCATTGTGCGCTATCTGATGAACCAGTTCATTGAGATTGATGGCGTCGAAACACGCATCTGCGGTGGCGGCTTCGGGATATTCGGCCACGGCAACGTGCCCTGCCTGGGCGAGGCGTTGTATCCGGTGCAGGACGTGCTGCCGCTTTATCGCGGCCAGAATGAACAAAGCATGGGCTTTGCAGCCGCGGCTTACGCCAAATACCACCTGCGCCGCCGCTTCATGTTTTGCACCGCATCCGCCGGGCCCGGCACGGCCAACTTGCTGACAGCCTCTGCCCTTGCCCACGCAAACCGCTTGCCGATGCTGATGCTATGCGGCGATACTTTCATTACGCGCCTGCCCGATCCGGTGCTGCAACAGCTAGAGCATTTTGGGAACCCAACCCTCGGCGTTAACGATGCCTTCAAGGCTGTGACCCGCTTCTGGGATCGAATCACGCATCCCGCGCAGATTATCCAATCCCTGCCCGCCGCCTTGGCCACCATGTTGGACCCCGCTGATTGCGGTCCCGCGTTCCTTGGATTACCCCAAGACGTTCAAGGCTGGACCTACGACTACCCCGAAGCCTTCTTCGCGCGTCGCGTCCATCGCATCCGCAGCCAAGCCCCGGATCCCGCCGAAATCGCCGATGCCGCAGCGGCACTGATGCAGGCCGAACGTCCAGTGATCATTGCGGGGGGCGGCGTCCAATACGCCGGCACCGTGGCCGAATTGACCGCTTTCGCCGAGGCCCACAACATCCCCGTTGTTGAAACCATCGCCGGACGCGCCAACCTGTTGGACGATCATGGGCTGAACATCGGGCCTTTGGGAGTTACGGGATCGGACTCGGCCAATATCATCGCGCAAGAGGCTGATGTGATCCTTGCCGTTGGGACGCGCTTGCAGGATTTCACCACCGGATCGTGGACCGCCTTCGCCAAAGACGCGGTGTTGATCGGTCTGAACGTCGGTCGCCACGATGCGGCCAAGCACCTGTCACTGCCAGTGGTGGGCGACGCCAAGCAGAGCCTTCCGGCCCTCGGGTCGGCTCTGGGCAGCTACGCCGCGCCGACGGAGTGGACGGACAAGGCCAAGGCCGAGCGGGCGAAGTGGACAGCCTATGTCGCGGACAACGTGGCCCCCGGCAACCGCCCCAATTCTTATGCCCAAGCCATCGGCGTAGTAAATGCGCTGTGCGACAAGCGGGATCGTGTTGTTGCCGCCGCGGGGGGGCTGCCTGCCGAAGTTACGGCCAACTGGCGCACCCTTGATGTGGGCACAGTAGATGTGGAGTTCGGCTTCTCTTGCATGGGCTATGAAATTGCAGGAGGCTGGGGCGCGAGGATTGCACAATCCGAAGGTGAACCCACAGCCGATACCATCGTCTTCTGCGGAGATGGCAGCTACCTCTTGATGAATTCGGACATCTACTCAAGTGTCCTGACCCAGAAGAAAATGATCGTTCTCGTGCTCGATAACGGCGGTTTCGCCGTCATCAACAAGCTGCAGAACAACACTGGAAACGAGAGTTTCAACAACTTGATCGCCGATTGCCCCACGGTCCCCGAACCCTTCACGATAGATTTCGACGCCCACGCGCGGTCCATGGGGGCGGCGACGGAAACCGTGTCCAACCCTGCCGAGTTGGCCGAGGCCTTCAAGCGTGCCAAGGCCGCCGACAAGACCTCTGTTATTGTGATGAAGGTGGACCCCTATGAGGGCTGGACCACAGAAGGTCACGCCTGGTGGGAGGTTGGGACACCTCAGGTTTCGGACAATCCCAACGTGCGCGAAAAGCATGCGGAATGGGAAGCGGAGCGGATCAAGCAAAGGCAGGGCGTGTGA
- the iolC gene encoding 5-dehydro-2-deoxygluconokinase: protein MQLQGKNFLIIGRAGMDMYPDPPGTRTEDATHFFTCLGGSSANIGVAITRLGGQASLVTRVADDAIGRYCCNQLDHYGIDRTHVHAEGGEARNSLAVVETRIEDHQSVIYRNGAADFEMTIADVEAVDYTAFDALITTGTVFAAEPSRSAAFRAFELAKEAGLQLIFDVDYRPYSWPSAAVAAEVYSRAGAMCNVIVGNDVEFGFMAGDYDQGLEKARELVGNGAAIAVYKMGEEGAVTITPEGEIRTGIFRTEALKPTGAGDSFMGGFVVGLADGLPIDEAVLQGSANAAMVVARVGCAPAMPTRAELDAFLNEHPGPTRAGEPA, encoded by the coding sequence ATGCAGCTTCAGGGCAAGAACTTCCTTATCATCGGCCGTGCCGGAATGGATATGTACCCCGACCCTCCCGGCACTCGGACCGAGGATGCGACGCATTTCTTCACCTGCCTCGGCGGCTCCTCTGCCAACATCGGCGTCGCGATCACGCGGCTTGGGGGGCAGGCTTCCTTGGTCACCCGCGTGGCCGACGACGCGATCGGGCGGTACTGCTGTAATCAGCTGGACCACTACGGCATCGACCGCACCCATGTGCACGCAGAGGGCGGCGAGGCGCGCAATTCGCTCGCCGTGGTTGAGACCCGGATCGAGGATCACCAGTCGGTGATCTATCGCAACGGCGCCGCTGATTTTGAGATGACAATCGCCGATGTGGAAGCCGTGGATTACACCGCATTCGACGCGTTGATCACCACCGGCACAGTCTTCGCGGCAGAGCCGTCGCGCAGCGCCGCGTTCCGCGCATTTGAACTGGCGAAAGAGGCCGGGTTACAGCTGATCTTTGACGTGGACTACCGCCCCTACTCCTGGCCCTCAGCCGCGGTCGCCGCCGAGGTATATTCCCGCGCCGGAGCCATGTGTAACGTGATCGTAGGCAATGATGTGGAGTTCGGCTTCATGGCCGGAGACTACGACCAAGGCCTTGAAAAAGCGCGTGAATTGGTGGGGAACGGCGCCGCCATCGCGGTCTACAAAATGGGCGAAGAAGGCGCGGTCACGATCACCCCGGAGGGTGAGATTCGCACCGGAATTTTCCGTACGGAGGCCCTGAAACCCACAGGCGCGGGCGATAGCTTCATGGGTGGTTTCGTGGTCGGTTTAGCGGACGGACTACCCATCGACGAAGCTGTGCTGCAAGGCTCTGCCAACGCCGCCATGGTTGTGGCTCGGGTCGGATGCGCCCCCGCCATGCCCACCCGCGCCGAATTGGACGCATTCTTGAACGAACACCCCGGGCCAACCCGCGCCGGTGAACCGGCCTGA
- a CDS encoding 5-deoxy-glucuronate isomerase — MHIPPFDNQNKAIVDVDDAHVPLTYFNIVKLKSGETFDYRLKGYETCVVPATGTVTVEAGGETYTDIGNRGADVWDGDPEGVYVPTDTGARITAQTDTEVFIAGAQFAETLKPFAVRSADLDLVQYGSDDTKTHRKIKHILGASHHDRVGRLLVSELFTVGAGGWSGFPSHKHDTDRLPDETRHDETYNFRFKPDYGSGLQMLQRVDNEPGDAYHIVNGSTVLIDKGYHPCCALPGYEMYYFTILGGLSQRSLKQYFQPTHAEQLHTIPGIMDMVAKFK; from the coding sequence ATGCATATCCCTCCGTTTGATAACCAGAACAAGGCGATCGTGGACGTGGACGACGCCCATGTGCCGCTGACTTACTTCAATATCGTAAAACTGAAATCAGGCGAGACCTTCGACTACCGCCTAAAAGGCTATGAAACCTGCGTCGTTCCGGCGACCGGCACGGTCACCGTCGAAGCGGGCGGAGAGACCTACACAGACATCGGCAACCGCGGCGCCGATGTCTGGGACGGCGACCCCGAGGGCGTCTATGTGCCCACGGACACAGGCGCCCGTATCACAGCGCAGACCGACACCGAAGTCTTCATTGCAGGGGCGCAGTTTGCCGAGACGCTAAAGCCTTTCGCGGTGCGCTCCGCCGATCTGGACCTGGTGCAATACGGCTCGGATGACACGAAAACGCACCGCAAGATCAAACACATCCTCGGCGCAAGCCACCATGACCGTGTGGGGCGCCTGCTGGTGAGTGAGCTGTTTACCGTGGGGGCCGGCGGCTGGTCTGGATTCCCGTCTCACAAGCATGACACGGACCGCTTGCCCGACGAGACACGCCACGATGAAACCTACAACTTCCGTTTCAAACCAGACTACGGCTCGGGCCTGCAAATGTTGCAGCGCGTGGATAACGAGCCGGGCGATGCCTATCACATTGTCAACGGATCTACGGTTCTGATCGACAAGGGCTACCATCCCTGCTGCGCCCTTCCGGGGTACGAAATGTACTACTTTACCATTCTGGGCGGCCTGTCGCAGCGCAGCCTGAAACAGTACTTTCAGCCCACCCATGCCGAGCAATTGCACACGATCCCCGGCATCATGGATATGGTGGCAAAGTTCAAATGA